The Cuculus canorus isolate bCucCan1 chromosome 16, bCucCan1.pri, whole genome shotgun sequence genome includes a region encoding these proteins:
- the JPH2 gene encoding junctophilin-2, whose translation MSGGRFDFDDGGAYCGGWEGGKAHGHGICTGPKGQGEYSGSWNYGFEVVGIYTWPSGNTYEGYWSQGKRHGLGIETKGRWVYRGEWTHGFKGRYGARQSMSSGAKYEGTWNNGLQDGYGTETYADGGTYQGQFTNGMRHGYGVRQSVPYGMASVVRSPLRTSLSSLRSEHSNGTLPQQDSPAANPENLPLSPTITRGGFALSLYAEAEAGKPKKGGLFRRGSLLGKLKKSESKSSLASQKSRVSFLKSESGISSAASDATSTVSLGEGAEGEEYPPFESDIDATTTETYMGEWKNDKRAGFGVSERSSGLKYEGEWLDNLRHGYGCTTLPDGKKEEGKYRHNVLVKGMKKRVIPLKSAKIRQKVDRSVEGAQRAAAIARQKSEIAASRTAHAKAKAEGSEQAAQAANNESGIARMMARELSPDFYQPGPEYQKRKLLQEIMENAEHAVNMEEEAPRPEGAPPAPTPPESPQLHEQDEARQRTSPAPSPAATPPEAKRAKAAPRQDGTLCPSSWSEAGSRAGGGSPTPTEGESRPASRGWGRPAEQMEIGPLQRMAHEPDVELVKGYHSYAVRTSPVLPPADYEEELLPKPEPPSPEPQGSTPAPAQEREEKPVAKVEAKAEVPQPKEAKQRPSPERRAVGRAEPTANRKTEARVPGRTEPKAGAKRSQAPVAAVAAAQEAEECEEGPNTIVICMVILLNIGLAILFVHFLT comes from the exons ATGAGCGGCGGCAGGTTTGATTTCGATGATGGAGGCGCCTATTGCgggggctgggaagggggcAAGGCCCACGGGCACGGCATTTGCACTGGCCCCAAGGGCCAGGGCGAGTACTCGGGCTCCTGGAACTACGGCTTCGAAGTGGTGGGCATCTACACGTGGCCAAGCGGCAACACCTACGAAGGCTACTGGTCGCAAGGCAAGAGGCACGGGCTGGGAATCGAGACCAAAGGGCGGTGGGTTTACAGGGGCGAATGGACCCACGGCTTTAAAGGACGGTACGGCGCGAGGCAGAGCATGAGCAGCGGAGCCAAGTATGAAGGTACCTGGAATAATGGCCTGCAGGATGGCTACGGCACCGAGACGTACGCTGACGGAG GCACATACCAGGGCCAGTTCACCAACGGCATGCGGCACGGCTATGGGGTGCGGCAGAGTGTGCCCTATGGCATGGCCTCCGTGGTCCGCTCCCCGCTGCGcacctccctctcttccctgcGGAGCGAGCACAGCAATGGCACCCTGCCCCAGCAGGACTCCCCTGCTGCCAACCCTGAGAACCTGCCCCTCTCGCCCACCATCACCCGTGGTGGCTTCGCCCTCAGCCTCTACGCGGAGGCGGAGGCCGGCAAGCCCAAGAAGGGGGGGCTCTTCCGCAGGGGCTCCTTGTTGGGGAAGCTGAAGAAGTCTGAGTCCAAGTCGTCCCTGGCCAGCCAGAAGAGCCGTGTCAGCTTTCTCAAGAGTGAGAGTGGGATCAGCTCAGCTGCCAGCGATGCCACCTCCACTGTCAGCCTGGGCGAGGGTGCTGAGGGCGAGGAGTACCCCCCGTTTGAGTCCGACATCGATGCCACCACCACGGAGACCTACATGGGTGAGTGGAAGAACGACAAGCGCGCTGGCTTTGGTGTCAGCGAGCGCTCCAGCGGGCTGAAGTACGAGGGCGAGTGGCTGGACAACCTGCGGCACGGCTATGGCTGCACCACACTGCCTGATGGCAAGAAGGAGGAGGGCAAGTACCGCCACAATGTCCTCGTCAAGGGCATGAAGAAGCGTGTGATACCCCTCAAGAGTGCCAAGATCCGGCAGAAGGTGGACAGGAGCGTGGAGGGGGCTCAGAGGGCCGCTGCCATTGCCCGGCAGAAGTCAGAGATTGCAGCATCCAG GACGGCTCATGCCAAAGCCAAGGCTGAAGGGTCTGAGCAGGCAGCTCAGGCAGCTAACAACGAATCGGGCATAGCCAGGATGATGGCCAGGGAACTCTCTCCAGATTTCTACCAACCAG GCCCCGAGTACCAGAAGCGGAAGCTGCTACAGGAGATCATGGAGAATGCGGAGCATGCCGTCAACATGGAAGAAGAGGCGCCACGTCCTGAGGGTGCCCCGCCAGCCCCTACACCTCCCGAGAGCCCTCAGCTCCATGAGCAGGACGAGGCACGCCAACGTACCAGCCCggcacccagccctgctgccaccccaccCGAGGCCAAGCGTGCCAAGGCTGCCCCTCGCCAGGACGGCACCCTCTGTCCAAGCAGCTGGTCTGAGGCGGGCAGCCGAGCGGGCGGTGGGAGCCCCACACCCACCGAGGGTGAGAGCCGTCCAGCCTCCCGGGGCTGGGGTCGTCCCGCCGAGCAGATGGAGATTGGGCCACTGCAGAGGATGGCGCATGAGCCCGATGTCGAGCTCGTCAAGGGCTACCACAGCTATGCCGTCCGGACCTCCCCGGTCCTCCCTCCAGCGGACTATGAGGAGGAGCTGCTTCCCAAGCCCGAGCCGCCCTCCCCGGAGCCCCAGGGCAGcacccctgccccagcccaggagcGGGAGGAGAAGCCGGTGGCCAAGGTGGAGGCGAAGGCAGAGGTGCCCCAGCCCAAGGAGGCGAAGCAGCGCCCCAGCCCTGAGCGCAGGGCTGTGGGTCGGGCTGAGCCCACTGCCAACAGGAAGACTGAGGCCAGAGTGCCTGGGCGGACGGAGCCCAAGGCAGGGGCCAAGCGGAGCCAAGCCCCGGTGGCAGcggtggcagcagcacaggaggcagAGGAATGTGAAGAG GGACCTAACACAATTGTGATCTGCATGGTCATCTTATTGAACATTGGTCTGGCCATCCTGTTTGTACATTTTTTGACATGA